A single window of Salvia splendens isolate huo1 chromosome 6, SspV2, whole genome shotgun sequence DNA harbors:
- the LOC121809033 gene encoding uncharacterized protein LOC121809033: protein MLQLLFKKPHPEEPLCSPNTIIIPIQLQTEALWRQRHIFTVPAPFAPEAAPPGSDGSVGCSGWRRLTATAQRLEMTHGDGAAARTAAAAPPGDNSLSPTSSSSSGVRRREANGRSRREIWEKFQPAREKRREKRRGREKRENRE from the exons ATGCTTCAACTTCTATTCAAG AAACCACATCCGGAGGAACCTCTTTGTTCACCCAACACTATTATCATCCCAATTCAACTTCAGACAGAAG CGCTGTGGCGGCAGCGACACATCTTCACGGTGCCGGCACCCTTCGCGCCAGAGGCAGCACCTCCCGGCAGCGACGGCAGCGTCGGGTGCAGCGGCTGGAGACGACTCACGGCGACGGCGCAGCGGCTGGAGATGACTCACGGCGACGGcgcagcggcgcggacggcagCAGCAGCTCCTCCCGGCGACAACAGCCTCTCCCCGACGAGCAGTAGCAGCAGTGGCGTCCGGCGTCGTGAGGCGAACGGAAGAAGCCGACGGGAGATTTGGGAGAAATTCCAGCCggcgagagagaagagaagagaaaaaagaagagggagagagaagagagagaaccGAGAGTGA